One Drosophila kikkawai strain 14028-0561.14 chromosome 3L, DkikHiC1v2, whole genome shotgun sequence genomic window carries:
- the LOC108070405 gene encoding transcription initiation factor IIA subunit 2-like, with protein sequence MAYKMYRGTTLGETLQETLDYLIQFGDLNPNLAEDVLDQFDRSVNRLLRHNDKPQLTFKGDKLDVYRFCDKVWILILKDVVFYERDGREKHEILHVGKMKIVACETRIGM encoded by the coding sequence ATGGCCTACAAAATGTACCGTGGTACCACCCTGGGTGAGACTCTGCAGGAGACCCTGGACTATCTCATCCAGTTTGGAGACTTGAACCCAAACCTGGCCGAGGATGTACTGGATCAGTTCGATCGCAGCGTTAACCGGCTCCTGCGCCACAACGACAAGCCCCAGCTGACCTTCAAGGGCGACAAGTTAGATGTCTACAGATTCTGCGACAAGGTCTGGATCCTAATACTCAAGGATGTTGTCTTCTACGAGCGAGATGGACGTGAGAAACATGAGATTTTGCACGTGGGAAAAATGAAGATTGTGGCCTGCGAGACCAGAATTGGGATGTGA